The [Pantoea] beijingensis genomic sequence TTGCAAGGGACGGCGTTTACCACCTATGCGGTACAGCGTATCCGAGGGGCGATGCTGGATGAGCTTCGCAGCCGTGACTGGGCACCGCGCAGCGTACGCCGTAATGCCCGTGATGTCGCGACCGCGATGCACAAAGTTGAGCAGGCTCAGGGACGTTCTGCCAGTGAACTGGAAGTGGCAGAACAGCTGAATGTCTCGATGGAGGAGTATCGGCAGATACTGCTGGATACGAACAACAGCCAGCTTTTTTCTTATGATGAATATCGTGAGGAGCATGGCGATAGCGCGGAGTGGATTACCGAAGGGCATGAAGAAGCGGACCCACTTTATCAACTTATGGAAGGGAATCTACGTGAACGTGTGATTGCTGCGATTGAGGCTTTGCCCGATCGTGAAAAAATGGTACTGACCTTATATTACCAGGAAGAGCTCAATCTCAAAGAGATCGGTGCGGTGCTGGACGTGGGGGAATCTCGCGTCAGCCAGTTACATAGTCAGGCGATAAAACGTTTGCGCGCCAGGTTATCAGGCGCACGTTGACAAGGTCAGTTGTTACTTTCCTAGACGACCGGGGAATTTCTCATGGCGCCAAAAACAAGGCCATTGAGCCGATATTTGAAGGACTACAAACACAGCCAGAGCCACTGTTCACATTGTGGCAAGGTACTGGATCGTATGGCGCTGGTGTTTCGTGGTCAAATTATCAATAAAGAGGCGATTGCCCGAATGGATCAGCCGGTCGACGATCGGGTCTGGCTGAAGTTGCAAAATGAGCTGATGGCGCTGTGCCGCTTTTGTAGTGATATCTATTGCAACACCCATCCGACTTATTTCGATATTATGGCATTTAAACAGTACCTGTTTGAGCAAACAGAAATGAGCCACAGCACGGTACGTGAGTATGTGGTGCGCTTAAGGCGCCTCGACGATATGCTTGCTGCGCGTAACTATCCGATTGAAAAGAAAGACGATACGAGCTGGCATAAATGTCTGGAAAATGCGCTCCCTGATGCCGGTCAGAATAATTATCGCATCGCACTACGTAAGTACGATCAATTTCTTCACTGGCTGCATGCATAAATGAAAGGTGACCATTTGCTCATCTTCTGCAAGACTGTAGGGATAACGTAACGCGTAAAGCGGAGGCTGTGTTGTCCCTACATCACTTAATTGACTTTCCCCGGCTAGAATTTATTGGCGCGCCAACACCCCTGGAGCACCTTCCTCGTCTCTCTGACCATCTTGGTCGCGATATTTTTATTAAACGTGACGACGTCACGCCAATAGCGATGGGCGGGAACAAACTGCGAAAGCTTGAGTTTCTTGCCGCTGATGCATTGCGACAGGGCGCCGATATGCTGGTAACGGCGGGCGCAATCCAGTCAAATCATGTACGTCAAACCGCAGCCGTCGCGGCAAAACTGGGATTGAAGTGTGTGGCTTTGCTGGAAAATCCAATCAATACCCATGCTGAAAACTATCTGACAAACGGTAATCGCTTGTTACTGTCGCTACTGGATACCGAGATTATTATGGTCGATGCGCTTTACGATCCGCAGCATCAGCTAAATGACGCGGCAACCCGGCTTGAAGTACAGGGTTTTCGTCCGTATGTCATACCCGTCGGTGGTTCAAGTGCATTAGGTGCGCTGGGATATGTTGAGTGTGCGCAGGAAATTGCGCACCAGAGCGAAGGGGTCATAGATATCGCCGCCGTCGTGGTGGCATCTGGCAGTGCAGGAACGCACGCCGGCCTGGCGGTGGGACTGGAACAGCTACTGCCTGAAACTGAACTCGTTGGCGTGACGGTTTCAAGAAAGGTTGCGGACCAGTTACCCAAAGTTCAGGTATTACAACAGGCCGTTGCCAAGTCACTGTCGCTGAATGCCTCCGCGGCGATCACGCTCTGGGATGATTATTTTGCACCAGGATACGGCGAACCCAATGAAGAAGGCGCTGCAGCGATAAAACTGCTGGCTCGTCTGGAAGGAATCCTTCTTGACCCCGTTTATACCGGAAAAGCCATGGCAGCGTTGATCGATGGGATTGAACAACGGCGTTTTCGCCGTGAAGGGCCGATCGTCTTTGTGCATACTGGCGGTGCGCCTGCGTTATTTGCTTATCATCCTTCGGTATAAGTTAGTCGGGAAAAACAGTTTATAATCCAGTCGTTAAATATTCTTCAAGGACGCCGTTTCTATTTATTAGAAAATTTTTATGGACATTGAGCACACATCAATAAGCATAAGATGAGGTAAGCATGAATTTTTCTCTGGTACGTCGCCGACTGGCAATGGGTGTTATGGCGGTTGCGCTGGTAGCTGGCAGCAGTACAGCCAGTTTTGCGGCTGAAAACTTGTTGAATACGGTAAAGGAACGCGGCGATTTGCTGGTCGGCCTGGAAGGGACCTATCCTCCATTTAGCTTCCAGGATGAAAATGGCAAGCTGGCGGGTTTTGAAGTTGATTTTGCAACAGCGCTGGCGCAGCACCTTGGTGTGAAGGCAAATCTTAAGCCAACTAAATGGGACGGCATGCTGGCATCGCTGGATTCTAAGCGTATTGATGTGGTGATTAACCAGGTAACCATTTCTGATGAGCGCAAAAAGAAATATGATTTCTCAACCCCTTACACTGTATCGGGTATTCAGGCGCTGACTAAAGCTGCGGATGCAGGCACCATTACTAAACCGCAGGATTTAAGCGGCAAAAAAGTGGGAGTAGGACTGGGATCGAACTACGAACAATGGCTGCGTGATAACGTTAAGGGTGTTGATATCCGTACTTATGATGATGACCCCACTAAATATCAGGATCTGCGCGTTGGACGTATCAACGCAATCCTCGTCGACCGTCTGGCTGCATTGGATTTAGTGAAGAAGACAGGAAATACGTTGGCTGCGGCAGGTCCGGCATTTTCACGGCAGGAAGCGGGGGTGGCATTGCGTAAAGGCAATGATGATCTGTTGAAGGCGATTGATGGCGCGATCGCGGATATGCAAAAAGATGGCACGCTCGCTAAACTTTCTGAAAAATGGTTTGGCGCGGACGTTACTCAATAATGCAAGAAAGTATCCAATTGGTGCTGGACTCAGCACCCTTTTTACTTAAAGGCGCGGTCTTTACGCTACAGCTGAGCATCGGCGGGATGTTCTTTGGCCTGGTACTTGGTTTCATTCTGGCGCTGATGCGGCTTTCCCCCTTCTGGCCTATCGCCTGGCTGTCACGCTTTTATGTGTCTGTTTTTCGTGGTACGCCACTGATTGCCCAGCTGTTTATGATCTACTACGGTTTGCCGCAGTTTGGTATTGAACTGGATCCAATACCCTCGGCGATGATCGGCTTATCGCTTAATACCGCGGCTTACGCATCGGAATCATTGCGCGGTGCGATCTCATCCATTGAGCGCGGGCAGTGGGAAGCGGCGGCCAGTATTGGTATGACGCCCTGGCAAACAATGCGCCGGGTGATCCTGCCGCAGGCGGCGCGGACAGCTTTACCTCCTCTAGGTAACAGTTTTATTAGCCTGGTCAAGGACACATCGCTGGCCGCCACCATCCAGGTCCCGGAACTTTTCCGCCAGGCGCAACTGGTCACTTCGCGTACGCTGGAAGTCTTCACCATGTATCTTGCGGCTTCGCTGATTTACTGGGTTATGGCGACGTTGTTATCTGCGCTGCAAAATAAGCTGGAAAATCATGTTAATCGTCAGGATCGGGAGTCGAAATGAGCGCCATCGAAGTCAGCAAACTGGTTAAGCAGTTTAATGGTCAGACGGTGTTACACGGCATCGATCTGGACGTCGCATCAGGCGAAGTGGTCGCAATTATTGGTCCAAGCGGCTCGGGTAAAACGACATTGCTCCGCAGTATCAATCTGCTGGAGATACCGAACAGCGGTACCATTAAAGTCGGTAATATTCAGATTGACGCAGCGATTGCGATGAGCAAACAAAAGGAACGCGTGCGCAGCTTGCGCCAGCAGGTCGGGTTTGTCTTCCAAAATTTCAATCTGTTTCCGCATCGCTCGGTGTTGGAGAATATTATTGAAGGCCCGGTCATCGTCAAAGGTGAGCCTAAGAGCGAAGCGATTGCGCGTGCCCGTCAACTGCTGGAAAAGGTGGGGCTACAGGGTAAAGAAGAGAGTTTCCCTCGCCGTCTTTCTGGAGGACAGCAGCAGCGTGTAGCCATCGCGCGTGCACTGGCAATGCGCCCAGAAGTAATTCTGTTTGATGAACCGACATCTGCGCTTGACCCTGAATTGGTGGGTGAAGTTCTCAGTACCATCCGGGCGCTGGCGGAAGAGAAGCGTACCATGGTGATCGTCACCCATGAAATGAGTTTTGCGCGCGATGTCGCTGACAGAGCGATTTTTATGGATCAAGGGAGAATTGTTGAACAAGGTCCGGCAAAACAACTCTTTTCTAATCCGCAACAGGCGCGTACCCGTCAGTTTCTTGAAAAATTCCTCAATGCTTAAGCTATTATTCGCCGGTTAATCCGGCGAATAACTATGTTTCGCTAATAGTAAATAAAGATAATCTTAAAGTCGTATCTTAGGTTAAGTGCTTGCGTCTAATAAGCGCGTTAAGACTTTTCCTGCATCGTTATTATACGCAGTAATAACCCTTTAAGAGTAACCTCATAGTTTTTTGTAGGAAATTTCTTGATTATAGGTGTGATTTTTCGCTTAATTAGGCATGAATTATGACACCGATCGAGAAAAAAGAAGTCCTTTGGATTAATACCCTGAAAGGTGGTTGCATATTGTTGGTTGTATTACATCATACTATTATCACTACCTTTGCACCCTCTCTGCAATATATAACGGCGGGTAACGCCATAGCACACATGTGGGTAGCTTTTAATACCTATCTGTCTCCACTCAGAATGCCCGCTTTCTTCTTTGTCTCTGGCTTGCTGTCTGCAAGTGCTATTAGTGAAAAGTCATGGAAAGAGGTTTTCACGAAAAAGTTTAGCAATCTTATTTATCTCTATATCCTTTGGGGCGTTATCCAATGGGCAAGTATATATAATATTTCTGCTAATCTCATTGGTGAAAGGCTCTCTTCAGCTCAAAATGCCGCTTATGCGGAGTCGTTATGGGAGTTTATCCAATTGCTGGCACTTTCCATGACCAGCCTGTGGTATCTTTATGCATTAGCTGGATATTTTATTGCGGCTAAACTTTTTAATCGTTATAAAAAAGGGTTGTTTTTAGCTGCGATTATAGCAAGTTATATGGCCCAGTTGGGATGGGTTCCTGGTTGGGGTCCTACCGGCGTAGTCCAAAATTTTATCTATTTCCTTTTGGGCGCATTTTTTAGTACTTATCTGGTTGAGCTAAGTCGCATGACGCGTAGAAATTTGCTGTTGCTTGCCGGGATTGCCTTATTAGGGGTAGCCCATCATGCTATCGGGCTCTACAAAAATATCTTTTACTGTATGCTGGCCATCGTTTTAGGTATTGTTGTTTGCCGTGAGCTCAACCGGCGATTCAATATGGGCTGGCTCAATTGGATTGGTCGTAATACGCTGCAAATTTATGTCCTGCATCGTATTTTTATTGAGGCTCTTGGCCTTGGCATGTTATCGCTGGCTGCCAGTTATAGCTTGTTTACTAACGCGACATTTTCACTTTCATGGGCGATAACGCTTCCTGTTGTCGCGGTTGCGGCCTGTACTATTTTGCCTTTGCTCGTCTGGTCGGTGCTTAATCGTGGCCCCGGACGTCTGCTTTTCCTCTACCCACGGTTGATGCGCAAGACGCGAGCTTTACCTGAAGCAAGTTAACAGCTAAGCGTTGAACAGGGGGAATACCGCTCCTGTTCAATGCGTTGACTGAAAATAGCAGTATGAAGATGGGGGCTCAACATCTGAAAGCGTATAGACTAGAGTAGCGGGTATCATTTCAAATGACAGATGATGTATTTTTCCACGCTAAAATTATAACTGGGCCTTTTCTGGCGTGGTTTAATCCGAAATAATCTCAAGGCGCGACTTCCGTGCTGAATGACACCTCTTCCGATACTTCATGTTATGTTAACAGCTCATTGTAATATGACCTTATTCGGAGGTGCATTATCCGCACGAACAGGCGAGTTGGTGAGGGGGGCAACCTGCAATGTACTCACCAGAAATAAGATGAAATCTGCATATTGTCTTTTTTAAATCAGTTAATTGTCAGGGCCAGAAATTATTTTTAAGACAATCGCTACAGTCTTGTCCGGGCTGCTTAGTGGATACTCCTGTGCATAATAAATATTTTTTTTGTGCATGCTGATGCACTTTTGCTATCACACAGCCGGAGTCACCCTATGAACCATCAACCGCGCGAAGAGATCCACTGGATCAATACGCTAAAAGGCGCCTGTATTTTATTGGTTGTTCTCTATCATGTCGTATTACCTGGGTATGCAGATACGCTACAATATCTAAACGCAGGATTGTTTCCGGCCCATCTTTGGGTGCAGTTTAATTACGTGTTATCTCCTCTGCGCATGCCAGCATTTTTCTTTGTTTCTGGCTTGCTCGCGGCCAATGCCATCGCCAATAAACCGTGGAAGAATGTCTTTACCGGCAGGGTGACGAATCTGTTTTATCTCTACATCTTGTGGGGAGTGATTCAGTGGTTATCCATTTATGGCATCTCGACCGAAATTACCGGACAGCGAATTTCATCTAATATTAACTCGTCGTATGCTCAATCCCCGCAAGAGTTTATTTCGTTGATGTTGCTGGCAATGAGTAGCTCCTGGTACCTCTATGCCCTGGGGTTATTCTTTTTGTTTGCCAAGCTATTTCGCCAGCAGCGGTTGCCATTGATGCTGGTGGCGATACTGCTTAATTATGCCGCGCTGACTAAATTTATACCCGGCTGGGGGCCTGAAAGTCTGTCGCAGTATTTTATTTTCTTCCTGCTCGGCGCATTTTACAGTGCATCGCTGATTCGTCTAAGTGAATGGCAGCGTGGCAATATCCTTCCTTGTCTGGTGCTGATTGCGCTATCTGTATTGCATATTTGGGTTGGATTGGGAAGAAGCCTTTTTCTTTGCACATTAGCGATCCTGTTCTGCATCGCGGTCACGCGCAAATTAAATCACTATTTCGATATGAAGGCGCTGAACTGGATGGGGAAAAACACGCTGCAAATTTATGTGCTACACCGCATTTTTATTGAGTTTTTTGGTATGACAGCCATTCTTTTTTCACTGAATCACCAGCTGTTTAACTACCCGCTGTTTTCTCTGATATGGGCGATTGGCTATCCTGTTGCAATGGTGGTTCTTTGCTCCTCCTGTTCCATGGTTGTCTGGACATTACTTAATCGCGGCATCGGGAAATCGCTGTTTATTTATCCTAAGTTATTACGCATCAAAACTGATGCGTAGCGGAGTTGGGTGCCGGTATTGACTCTCTAAAACAGGGCGAAACCAGGACTGGTTTCGCCTGATCGAGTAATGTCTTATCCAATAGTCATCAGACTGGCATTCCCTCCTGCTGCTGCGGTATTCACGCTAAGGGAGCGTTCAAGCAACAGGCGTTCGAGTAGCAAATTGGTTTCACCACGGGCGAAGCCCTGGACCGAGACGATTGGGCCGTCACGCTCGGCGACGTTGACGCAGACTTCGCGTAACTGATCGGCATCACCATGATAAATCACAGCATCGAACATCTCATGGCGAGCCAGCACCTCTCGTGAAAAATCAATACGTCCCTGAACGGCACCGGGCAATGCGCTAAACAATGAACGGTGGAGCTCGTCATCTTGCCATAAGGCCCGGCTACCCGCACTGGTTACGGCTGCCAACTGGATCAATATATCGGTTTCGTTATCTGCCAGGCACAACACGCGTTCACGCGGGAGCAGGGCGAAAGTGTTGCGTTCACCGGTAGGGCCGGGCAGTAGGCGAAGGGTCCCTGTCTGTGCCAGCTCGCCGTAACGGTGGCAGATTTCTGCCAGTTTGTGGTTTTCCTTTGCCCACTCACTCAGAGCCTTGTGGGCATCCAGCAGCGCCGGGCGCATCCCCGCATCGACCGGACCATCCTGGCGGTTTAGCGTGACGCTTAAGGCGTCTGCAGGACGATGGGAAAGCAGTCGATAAAGATAAAGTGGACCACCAGCCTTCGGCCCGGTGCCAGATAAGCCTTCACCGCCAAAAGGTTGTACGCCAACCACCGCGCCAACAATATTACGGTTGACGTAGAGGTTACCGACTTTTGCGCTATTCACGACTTGGGTAATGGTTTCATCAATACGGGTATGTACGCCCATCGTGAGGCCATATCCGGATGCATTAATCTGCTCAACCAGTGCAGGCAAAGTATTACGTGTAAAACGAACTACGTGCAAAACCGGGCCGAAGACTTCTTTGTCCAAATCGCCTATGGCATTAAGCTCAATCAGTGTTGGCATGACAAAGGTGCCGTGGCTCCACTCTCTACTGTCCTGACGATTATCCTGCGCAGCCTGGTAGACCGTCAGACCTTTTGTCTGCATTGCCTGGATATGGCTATTTATCTTATCCTTCGCTTCGGTATCAATGACCGGACCAATGTCGGTTGAAAGCCGCTCGGGGTTCCCCATCCTGCACTCAGCCATCGCACCGCGCAGCATCTGTAGCGTATGATCGGCAACATCTTCCTGAATGCACAACAGACGCAGCGCTGAGCAGCGCTGACCTGCGCTGTCAAACGCAGACGCAACGATATCCATCACGACTTGTTCAGTGAGTGCAGACGAGTCGACAATCATGGCATTCATGCCGCCGGTTTCAGCAATCAGCGGAGTAGGGCGGCCGTTTTGATCGAGTCGTCCGGCTAGTTGACGCTGTAACTGTGTGGCGACGGCCGTTGAACCAGTAAACATGACGCCACGGACTCGCGGGTCCTGTGTGAGCTGTGCGCCAACGGTTTCGCCGCGTCCGGGAAGGAGCTGGATCACACCAACCGGTACGCCGGCATCCAGTAAAATATGAATGGCTTGAGCGGCGATTAACGGTGTTTGTTCGGCAGGTTTCGCCAGTACACTATTGCCGGCAGCCAGCGCCGCGGCTATTTGTCCGGTAAAAATAGCCAGCGGGAAGTTCCATGGACTGATGCAAACCACTGGGCCAAGTGGGCGGTGAGTTTCATTATCAAAATCATCACGTACCTGACCAGCGTAATAGTGCAGAAAATCTACCGCCTCACGTACTTCAGAAATAGCGTTGCTAAACGTTTTCCCCGCTTCACGTACCAGAATACCAATCAGATGTTGCATTTGGCTGTCCATCAGCATCGCGGCGCGTTCGAGAATTGCGGCGCGTTCCTGTGGAGGGGTAGCAAACCAGATAGAGCCTGCGTTGACTGCGGCATCAAGCGCCAGAGAAACTTCTTGTTCGGAGGCCTCACGCACCTGACCGACGGTGTCGGTAGGGTCGGAAGGATTGAGGACCGGTTTCGTTTCTCCGGGAGCCAGTGCGCCATCAATAATCGGTTGTGTCAGCCAGGGCTGAGCTGCACTGTTCAGTAATGCGCTGGAAAGCGATGCCAAACGGTGTTCATTTGCCAGGTCCAGCCCGGTAGAGTTCTGGCGTTTACTGCCATAGAGATCGCGTGGTAGTGGGATCCTGGGATGGGGTAGGCCGACGGAACCTTCGCTGGCGGCGAGACTTTCTACCGTGCTGACTGGATCGGTGATGAGTTCATCAATGGGCACGGCAGTATCGGCAATACGATTCACAAAAGAGGTATTAGCACCGTTTTCCAGCAGGCGGCGTACCAGATAGGCCAGCAGGGTTTCATGAGTGCCTACGGGGGCATAGATGCGGCACGGACGATTCAGTTTGCCGTCAGCGACTTTGCCTACAACCTGCTCGTAAAGCGGTTCCCCCATTCCGTGCAGGCACTGGAATTCGTACTGCCCTGGATAATAATTATTACCTGCCAACTGGTAGATGGCCGCAAGCGTATGCGCGTTGTGGGTCGCAAATTGTGGATAAATCAAATTAGGAACCGACAGGAGCTTACGGGCGCAGGCCAGATAGGAGATATCGGTATAGACCTTTCGGGTATAGACCGGATACCCTTCAAGTCCTTCTATCTGGGCACGCTTGATTTCACTATCCCAGTAGGCGCCTTTTACCAGACGGATCATCAGACGACGGCGACTGCGCTGCGCCAGGTCGATTAGAGAATCGATAACGAAAGGACAGCGCTTCTGGTATGCCTGGATAACGAAGCCGATCCCGTTCCAGCCTTCCAGTGCGGGTTCAAAGCACAGTTTTTCCAGTAAATCGAGAGAGAGTTCCAGCCTGTCGGCCTCTTCAGCATCGATATTAATTCCAATATCGTAGGCGCGTGCCTGCATCGTCAGGGATTTAAGAATAGGGTAGAGCTCGTCCATCACGCGATCGTATTGTGCTCGACTGTAACGCGGGTGTAATGCTGATAATTTGATGGAAATACCGGGACCTTCGTAAATACCGCGGCCATTGGAGGCTTTGCCGATCGCATGAATGGCCTGCTGGTAGGAGATCAAATAGGCTTTGGCATCAGCGGCCGTCAGAGCGGCTTCGCCAAGCATATCGTAGGAGTAACTGAAGCCTTTCTCTTCCAGTTTCCGCGCGTTGGCAAGTGCTTCCGCTATTGTTTCACCGGTTACAAACTGCTCACCCATCAGTCGCATCGCCATATCCACACCTTTTCGAATAAGCGGTTCGCCACTTTTACCAATAATGCGGTTTAGCGAGTGTGACAGGCTGGCTTCATTGTGGGTAGCGACCAGGCGCCCAGTAAACAGCAGGCCCCAGGTGGCCGCATTGACAAACATTGATGGGCTGCGGCCCAGATGCGATTGCCAGTTCCCCGTACTGATTTTGTCGCGGATCAACGCATCACGCGTCGGTTTATCCGGAATGCGTAACAGCGCTTCAGCCAGGCACATCAGCGCAATGCCTTCCTGCGATGAGAGTGAAAACTCCTGTAGCAGACTTTGCACCATACCGGCTCGCCCCCCTGCGCTTTTCTGGTTGCGTAGTTTTTCTGCCAGGGTGTAGGCCAACTGTTGCGTTTTCACCGCCATGGCCCCGGGCAGACGAGCCTGCTCCAGCAGCATCGGTACGGCTTCGGGCTCCGGTCGCCGCCATGCGGAGGTAATAGCTGCACGCGTAACAGACTGCGGTAGTATTTGTTCAGCAAAATCGAGAAAAGGTTGGTGGGGGTCTTCCGGGAGCGTTTCATCGACATCGTTAACGGTCTGAATAGCCCCCTCCGGCAGCGCATCACCGGCTTCCAACTGCTCTAAGTAATTAAATATCGCCTGTTTAATCAACCAGTGAGAGGTACGATCAATTTTTTGCGCTGCCAGCTTAATTCGGTCACGTGTCGCCTCATCCAGCTTGACGCCCATTGTGGTTGTTGCCATGGCTTTAGTCCCTCTCAATTTAAACATTAGCGGTGTTGATTGCGCTTTGCCCAATTATTGACCATGTGTGGGGTTGCACGCACATCTGCGCAGCAATATCACTTATGTTGCAACTTTGTGCAACCATGTTAAATGTGACACCGTTAACAATGTGAGAAATCAGGCAAACTTACGATTATTCCTTTTTTAAATTCCGTTAGAACAAAATCTAAAACGATTTAAGGACCGGTATTTCCAGGAAATAGTACTTTTATGAAGGTGCAACTCGGAAGTTTGTGAGCCAGTGCAACCTCCTGGTATTTTTAATGTAATGGTGCGTGAATAAGCCGTTATTGATGTGTTAAATCGTTGGCGTGCCTGTTTTATTTCCGGCAGGATAACGCGCTTCAGGATTGAAGGGGTGCTGATGTCACATTCAGGTGGCTAAACAAATCCCTTCGCTTCCTCTGTATAAACCGATAATAAATGGAGAAATGGGATGACAGTAAGTACACCGATGATGGTGACCTTTATTGTTTATATATTTGGCATGGTGCTGATTGGTTTTATTGCCTACCGATCTACCCGGAATTTTGACGATTATATTTTGGGTGGGCGTAGCCTGGGTAGCGTGGTGACCGCGCTTTCTGCGGGGGCGTCCGATATGAGCGGTTGGCTACTAATGGGGTTGCCTGGTGCGATATTCCTTTCCGGAATTTCGGAGAGTTGGATCGCGATTGGTCTGACGATTGGGGCCTGGCTTAACTGGAAGATTGTGGCCGGTCGCCTTCGCGTTCAGACTGAACACCACAATAACGCATTGACCTTACCAGACTTCTTCTCCAGCCGTTTTGAAGATAACAGTAAGCTCCTGCGCATTATCTCTGCCATCGTTATCCTGGTCTTTTTTACCATCTACTGTGCATCCGGTATTGTGGCCGGAGCTCGCCTGTTTGAAAGTACGTTTGGTATGAGTTACACCACCGCATTATGGGCCGGTGCAGCTGCCACTATTGTCTATACCTTTGTCGGCGGATTCCTTGCCGTTAGCTGGACAGACACGGTACAGGCCAGCCTGATGATTTTTGCGCTAATTCTGACGCCAGTCATTGTGATAGTGGCCGTAGGCGGCATGAGCGATGCGTTAAAAGTTATTGAGGCAAAAAGCATTGAAAACCTGAATA encodes the following:
- the putA gene encoding trifunctional transcriptional regulator/proline dehydrogenase/L-glutamate gamma-semialdehyde dehydrogenase; protein product: MATTTMGVKLDEATRDRIKLAAQKIDRTSHWLIKQAIFNYLEQLEAGDALPEGAIQTVNDVDETLPEDPHQPFLDFAEQILPQSVTRAAITSAWRRPEPEAVPMLLEQARLPGAMAVKTQQLAYTLAEKLRNQKSAGGRAGMVQSLLQEFSLSSQEGIALMCLAEALLRIPDKPTRDALIRDKISTGNWQSHLGRSPSMFVNAATWGLLFTGRLVATHNEASLSHSLNRIIGKSGEPLIRKGVDMAMRLMGEQFVTGETIAEALANARKLEEKGFSYSYDMLGEAALTAADAKAYLISYQQAIHAIGKASNGRGIYEGPGISIKLSALHPRYSRAQYDRVMDELYPILKSLTMQARAYDIGINIDAEEADRLELSLDLLEKLCFEPALEGWNGIGFVIQAYQKRCPFVIDSLIDLAQRSRRRLMIRLVKGAYWDSEIKRAQIEGLEGYPVYTRKVYTDISYLACARKLLSVPNLIYPQFATHNAHTLAAIYQLAGNNYYPGQYEFQCLHGMGEPLYEQVVGKVADGKLNRPCRIYAPVGTHETLLAYLVRRLLENGANTSFVNRIADTAVPIDELITDPVSTVESLAASEGSVGLPHPRIPLPRDLYGSKRQNSTGLDLANEHRLASLSSALLNSAAQPWLTQPIIDGALAPGETKPVLNPSDPTDTVGQVREASEQEVSLALDAAVNAGSIWFATPPQERAAILERAAMLMDSQMQHLIGILVREAGKTFSNAISEVREAVDFLHYYAGQVRDDFDNETHRPLGPVVCISPWNFPLAIFTGQIAAALAAGNSVLAKPAEQTPLIAAQAIHILLDAGVPVGVIQLLPGRGETVGAQLTQDPRVRGVMFTGSTAVATQLQRQLAGRLDQNGRPTPLIAETGGMNAMIVDSSALTEQVVMDIVASAFDSAGQRCSALRLLCIQEDVADHTLQMLRGAMAECRMGNPERLSTDIGPVIDTEAKDKINSHIQAMQTKGLTVYQAAQDNRQDSREWSHGTFVMPTLIELNAIGDLDKEVFGPVLHVVRFTRNTLPALVEQINASGYGLTMGVHTRIDETITQVVNSAKVGNLYVNRNIVGAVVGVQPFGGEGLSGTGPKAGGPLYLYRLLSHRPADALSVTLNRQDGPVDAGMRPALLDAHKALSEWAKENHKLAEICHRYGELAQTGTLRLLPGPTGERNTFALLPRERVLCLADNETDILIQLAAVTSAGSRALWQDDELHRSLFSALPGAVQGRIDFSREVLARHEMFDAVIYHGDADQLREVCVNVAERDGPIVSVQGFARGETNLLLERLLLERSLSVNTAAAGGNASLMTIG